Proteins found in one Plasmodium gaboni strain SY75 chromosome 13, whole genome shotgun sequence genomic segment:
- a CDS encoding exported protein (hyp8), whose translation MSFCSVRIISIALFMCLFLFLNNVNFKNNFYRKDNNYSSIKITTFRSLSENNSAVPEPCAPTNPESKVSVNTDIKEKKYNYTNLNDEQKKEILQEKMKNFVELYLDKSSTECQRYRLQQHLKNYSSNNEYKKFMNKFVKFLKVHNDLNALKSQLHFNNVRAATIIFIAGFLSIFSILLTIAAVATTTKYTNNMIAVAGVGALGSALSLPGMALLFVPAMLYVLNRKNEITDHYSERIIRQVSNF comes from the exons ATGTCATTCTGTTCTGTTAGAATAATTTCTATTGCACTTTTTATGTGCCTATTCCTATTTCTTAATAAT GTCAACTTTAAGAACAATTTTTATAGGAAGGACAATAATTATAGTagtataaaaataacaacTTTTAGATCATTATCAGAAAATAACAGTGCCGTTCCAGAACCATGTGCACCTACTAACCCTGAATCAAAAGTATCCGTTAATACCgatattaaagaaaaaaaatataactaCACTAACTTAAATgatgaacaaaaaaaagaaatattgcaagaaaaaatgaaaaattttGTAGAATTGTACTTAGATAAATCATCTACTGAATGTCAACGTTACAGATTACAACAACACcttaaaaattattcttCCAATAATGaatacaaaaaatttatgaataagtttgttaaatttttaaaagttCACAACGATCTAAATGCACTCAAATCACAATTACATTTCAATAATGTTAGAGCGGCTACCATAATTTTCATAGCAGGATTCTTATCAATCTTTTCTATCTTATTAACTATTGCAGCAGTAGCTACAACAACTAAATACACTAATAATATGATTGCAGTAGCAGGAGTTGGTGCTCTTGGTTCAGCATTATCATTACCTGGTATGGCATTATTATTTGTCCCAGCTAtgttatatgtattaaacagaaaaaatgaaataacAGATCATTATAGTGAAAGAATAATTAGACAAGTTTcaaatttttaa